The genomic segment AATGTCAGTCATTTAACCCCCGCTCCCAACATCAAAATGCTATTAAAAGTGGAGTTCTCAAACCCTGACAAGGCTGATGGTTGGCTATGCCTTTATCAGGGAATTGTAAATTACCATCcaaaaaaacccatgaaaaaCACAATTTAGTACTGACCAGATCACAAAAGAAAGGGTCATGTCCAAAGTGTCCCATGATGATTTTAGAAACACACTAACAAAAGTAGGCACAATTATATATGTTTGCGCATACATACTGTGCCTGAACGTAACTCGCTttgaactaccaatgaaaaggcttgAGCTAAATGCACAGTAACTAAATGTCCCAATTTAGGTTTGTCTCCAATTCACTTCAACCCAGTTGCAGTTTTCCTCTGAATATTTTGGAACCATCCagatttattttggttcagtgtCTTGCAAGTATTTTGCAGATCCAGACTACTTGCCGGCCCTAGACAGAAGCGGATATCAGGGAGCACGCAGATCCAGACCGTGTCAGAGAGATCAGAATGCAGAGTCCCGGGACTCAGCCGGGAGCAGAGCTTCTTCTGAAACCTTTTGCGATGCTTCCCTCCTGCAGCTGACCGAGAGTTTATCGAGTCTCGAAGGCGTGCACTAAAACGCTTTATCAACCTGGTGGCCCGACACCCCTTTTTCTGGGATGATGTGGTTCTGAAGGTCTTCCTGGTCTTCAGCGGCTCGGTGAGTACTTGCTAATCTGCCCGATCTTCGGCTAGGTTGTTCTGCGATATCTCTCGTTCCCCACGATGATGATGACCTTGCATTTCTGTTTGTTGCTGCGTGCAATTGACTGGAAAGAATgtccccatctccccccccccttctaatcAGAGCTGCGCAGGATAAGAAGAAATCCGAAAGAGGCTGTGTGTGCTGAAAAGTTGTTACTTTTGTTAGGGGAGCTGATCCTGTCGTGCCCTGCTGGTATGAAAGACTTGAGGAGAATGAAATCCCTTGATTTACTAAGGGCCTGGGACCAGGAAGCATGAACTTGAGCAATGCTGAATCAGATATTCACTCTTTTTCTGGGATATGTTCCTtgctcttccaggatatacagaATAAACTTCAGGAGTGTATTCAAGGAGTGGGTGACGAGTTCATGACGTGTAAACTTGCTTCCCAAGCCAAGGTAACCTCTACTGGATCTTCTGTAAACTTTCCACGTGAATCATCTTCTCTGCCCTGTCTGTACAGCAGGCTTTTCACTCTAGTAGTGTAGAATGGCATTATAAATTCTCTACTGGTCAGACGAGTCGCACATACATGCAGCAAATCCGTATAAAACCTTAGCTGCCTGAATATTTGGCCCCGCGAAATATTGTGAAACCACTGGTAGAACATCCAGGATGTAACATCCAGTCCAGCACCAAATTCTTGTGGGGGGCCAGTTTGAGTCCACGGTTCTGGGTGGGCATGTGCAGAGTGTGCTTATTGTGGGTAGGTGGTAGTTATGAGGTTGgagggaaaagtccattaacctttattaaggtagagttgcagaaatccactgcttattcttgggataagcagcttggaatctctctaccccttgggaccctcccaggtacttgtgagctggcttggccactgctggaaacaggatactgggcatgatggacccttggtctgacccagtaggttCTTGTGATAGTCCTAGTTCAGTAAAGTTTCTGTGTTGTGAAACAGCTTATCCTGGTTATGGGGGTGATTAAGTGCAGGAGGGGGTTCTTTTTAGATAAATGTGTACAGTAACctgaagaaagcagttacaattggTCCTTTGAGAGACACTTTGCTCTCATTGATATTTgttgcctctctctcctctttgacTACTTTAGCTGGTGGATCAAGGCGTTGAGTCTTTCGTTTTTCtgtgtgatttttgtttgtaaactgcCTTTCTCTAGCACTTGCCCTAACTGAATGGATATTCTCTCATGTGTTTACCCTCCCGCCTGTCTCTTTACTCTTGAATTCCTTTCCACTCTGTTTTTAATTGCCGTCTCAGGACTTCCTCCCAACTGATATCCAGGCCCAGTTTGCTGCTAGCAGGGAACTTATCCGCAACATTTACAACAGCTTTTACAAACTGCGAGATCGTGCAGAGAGGCTGGCGTCCCGCTCTGTCGACAACGCCACCGATTTGCTTATATTTGGGAAGGAACTGAGGCAAGTCTAAAGCAGGATGGGGGCGAATCGTATAGGGTGACGTTCAGCCAGAATTCTCTTGATTTTGGAGGGTGGGGTAGGAAGCACTGCATGAAGCTGGTTCTTTAAATGAGTCttaaaaaaaaggagggaaaaaCCTCGAAGTGATCATGGGGCACCCTTAATGATCATGTGAGCACACAAAAGTATGAACGTCCGTCTATGATTGGCGTGGGTACAAGAGGTCGCGCAATGTGCTTTTTAGCTTGCTCGGCAGAGTCTGACACCGGAGGCTGAATTTCCTTTGTCTTCCCCAGTGCCTTGGGTTCGGATACCACACCTCTTCCCTCGTGGGCTGCCTTGAACAATGGCACATGGGGAGTGCTGAAGCAGGCGCTGAGAGGTCTGTCTGTCGAATTTGCACTGCTCGCTGACAAGGCTGCACAGCAGGTTGGCTCCTTTGCACTCTTCATGCATGCTGATGGTTTGGCATTCAGTTATTTGTATGGTCTGCTTGCGTAAAAGAAATTGTGTGACTATGGTAGTGAAAAGGTGccaagttttggattttttttcttttttttccaagtgGTTCTTTTGAAGTCTGCGTTCTGGCACCAATCCTATGCGAGTTCGTCATTCTAAAAGACTCTGGACATAAAGAGAGCAAGGAGGAAAGATGGCAGGATTCATGTAGTCCTAGTAGAGGTTTTATATTTCCTTCCACCTTGCTACTCATCTTCACACTTTGATTCAGCATAGCCCCATGCTGGGTTTTGGTGATGAGACCACGCAGCAGGACGACGGGAGTTTGATGTGGGTCTAGCTAGTGAATTCATGCGACACGCAGGGGATTTGCCTGCAAGTTTGTTCACTTCCTCCTTGTTTTCTAGGGCAGACAGGAGGAGAATGATGTGGTGGAGAAGCTAAATCTGTTCCTAGACCTTCTACAGTCTTACAAGGTTGGTGCTGCCCGATTTTGCTAAGATGTCTTGGCTGCAAGGTCTCTGCTTCATAGAGCTTAGTCTTGAGTGTGAGCACAGAGAGGTGGTGCGGCTTGCTCAACGCCATAGTGATTGGTGGAGGTCTGCTTTCAGGTTTCACAGCTGAGTGGTCCAACCACTGTCTTACGCTGTCAGCATTGTGATAGGAGACCTGGGTCATCGTGGAGAGCCAGAAAACCGGGCCAGTTAGGCGTGCCTGCAGGATATATATGAGAAGCATTGTGCTAGGGCACAAATATTTGTAATAGAATGTGGCTGACTGCATTTTTGTCTTTCCTTTGTACGAAGGATCTGTGTGAGAGACATGAGAAGGGTGTGCTGCACAAGCACCAGCGCGCTTTGCACAAATACAGCCTCATGAAGAAACAAATGATGAGCGCCACTGTCCAAAACAGAGAGCCGGAGTCTGTGGAACAACTCGAGTCACGAATTGTAGAGGCAGGTCCATGCATTAATAGCTATGAGAGCAGAAATAGGGAGAGAGATTTGTACAAATAAAGGTCACAGAACCCATTTTCCCCCTTCCTGTTTCAAGGCTTTATCTTTGCCTACCGGTAGCTAAGGATCCTTTTGTATTtattccaggctttcttgaattcaaatactgatTTTTACTTCCATCACCTATGGCGGCAGGCTGTTCCGTGCATGTATCGCCTTTTTtggaagaaatatatttcctcatGTTGCTCCGAAGCCTGCTCCTGTTCAGTCTCATATCTTGATCCCTTGCTGCTGAAAAATACTGTTCTCTTGCACGTGATTTACACCTCaatatttgaatgcctctatcatatttctGCTCTTCCCTAGGCTATGCATATTGAGGCCCTTAAGTGTTTTGCATATATGATCTAGCTGGTAGTGGGGAACAGTTGTGAACATGTATGCCAGATTGCCTTTTACTGTAGAGAGTTTGTGTACTTCCTGATGAGACACCCAAAATTTAGATGTTGACAAAATAAGGGATAAAGGGGGTCTCTACTCTAGCCATTAATTTGTGTAAGTGGGTGAATGCCATTGATCCAGCTTCAGTCAGACTTATAGCTTCTATCTCCCCTTCACTGCTGACGTAAGCAGAAGCTACAAGCGGCCCCTGGACACAGACTGGGCTGACTTTTATGTCCTTTCAGCAAGAGAATGCCATCCTGACCATGGAGCTGCGGAATTACTTCTCTCTGTACTGCCTGCACCAGGAGACGcagctgattcacatctacctgccTCTCACTTCTCACATCCTAGGATCCTTTGTCAACTCTCAGATCCAGGGTCACAAGGAGGTGAGTGCGTCTCTGGGAAGGAGGCTTGCTGGCTGAAGGGGAATGGCCTGGGAGTTAGACATGCAGATGGCTGCAGCGGAAATGAACCACTGTGCCTGCCCCTTTGTATCTGCCTGTTGTGTTGTCGACAAATCTTACTCGATCTGTGGTTTTCTCTGTCACTAAAGTCTCTGTCTTGCCATGCACGCTGAATTCTGCTACTTTGTCTGTTCCAGATGTTTGCCACCATCTCAGTGAAAAATCCTTTCCTGCCTGCAGTTTTGAGGAACCCCTTGTTTTTGAACTCTTCATGCTATGTAAAATGCTCTGTCTCCCCTTTCACTTCTTTTATTCAAGAGAGCACAGCTTACATTTTGATGGCCCTTCTTTGAATGTTAAGAACTCCTCTTCACTGCCACTGAGCTCGAGCAAGTCACTTGATTTTCCTTTGCTTCCAGGCTGTAGTTGAAAATAAAGCTTTGGTTTCAGTCAGGCTTTACTTGGACAGCACATTTTGCCCTACTTTTCGTGATGTTTGTACATTTGCGTGGATCAAAAAAAGCCCCCAAAACTACCCAGTTGATCGTCAtgccctgaaaatttggtgtggacaGGACACAAAACACAGAAGTTGTTAGAGAAACATGGACAAACGCACACTGATTtaataagtctttttttttttttttttttttccctttctttggaGAGTAGGCTAAAAATGTTGTAGTTTCAGTCGTTCCTACTTTTCTATCTCTCCATTATATTCAGGAGTCAGAACCCCTACTGAATTGTGCTTGTGCACTCAGTGGTGATGTGTAGCCCTGTCtgatgcagcttttttttttttttttttgtagatgagcCAAGTTTGGAATGAACTGAAGCCGAAGCTCAGCTGCCTCTTCATGGGAACCAACAGCATGCCGACTCCACCACTCTCACCCCAGCAGAGCAACTTCAACTAGCCCTGGCAGACGGCCGGGTGAGGCAGAGGCTCAGACAATCGCCCTTTCTGCCCGCTGCTTGGAGGTACAGACTTAAAGCAGGGCACCACGAACTAAACAGACTGGAAATAGCACAGGACAAACCCGAGTAATGAGACAATACCCCGTAACTACAAAgctgtattattttcttttttttagaatcCTAATGTTTTAAGTGGCACGAGCTTAAGCCAGTTTACCACGACTAATCTAAGGCCAGGGATTAGAAGGGGGGCACCAAGGAGAAAAGGCTCTAAACACCTATGCCCCAGTATCCTAATGCAGTCAAAGTACCCACAGCCAACCACCGCCAATCCGAAGCACTCGGTGCAAAGGGAAGAGTTCACGTTTCTGCACCAGGGACTTAGGACATGGCTTTGTGACAGGGAACTCATTGAAACGGGTGTCTGgcagtcttttttttaaaaagctctaCAGTTCATCTCTGCCTAGAACCAGAGGCAGATTAGTATTATAAATCTCATCATATAAAGGGAGCACTTCTTAGAGGTGCAGTGCAATTATATGCTGCAGCGATGGCCTTCATCCTAAACTGCTGttacatttttgtatttcttttctcaCAATATTAAGAAAAATTACTAAGGCTCCCTGTgggatttttatttcttttaaagctGAGATGTTTAAGGAGAGGCACTTTGCTATTTTCCTTCCGCTTCATTCATTCAGCTGGAACTTTTCAGTGTTACGACACACGAGAGCTGTTGCACTTGTAGGCAAAAATGAATTACAATGTTTAAAGTACTGACTGTTCCCCAGTGCACGGTGCAGTAAAAGGAATCCGAGGATCTCATAAATGCACATTGTAACCCTCTGGCAGGCCATGGCAGGGGCATCCCTTTTGTCTAGCACTAGTGTAGCAGCCCTGAGATAAATGAAGTTTGTGACTAGGAAGCCAGTTTCGGCTTTTTCTTCTAGCCAGTATTAACACGATTCCTGGCGTTTTGAGGCTGGTAAGTTCTGTTTCAATCCAGGGATAAACCTGGCGTGCCAGTGATCTCTGGGACTAGACCCAGGagtgtcttcatttttttttttttttttttttttttttaaacctcctgAATAATCCCAATAATATTGCCAGCCTCTCGGGGAGCACAAACTACCTTCTTAGAGTACTAACTCCCATTTTTGTACCCCCGTGACTCTTGAGAGCTGACCACTGGTTACTACTTAACTCTGTACCAAACTGAGACAATATTTGTCCAAGTGCATTGATACTAGGAAAATCCAAATTAAAACCCCCAGCTGGAAGATTTGGGCTTCTCCTATGCATACAAGCAGGATGCTGCATATTGCtgaatattttaatttataactCAAAAGATTTTGTTACAGAAACAAAACTGGAGACATTCCTAATAGTCTGAATGAGAGACACATGTTGAGAGCGGTCAGCAGGCTTCATGGGCATGTAAACACAGCCTCATTCCAGGTTCAGGCTTTGTTTTGTGTGTATTAAAATTCCTACACCGTCTTAAGTGTTTCTATGCATTTGTGAAACAAGGCTGTCCTTATAGATctagaaaggagcaggagaatggcAGGACCCAGTCTCGAAATGTGATGAGCAGCAACTCCAAACTGACACTGGGCCTATCCAGGCCCTGCAGGCTGAGTTTTTGAGCAGCTAGCATCTTAAAAACCTGTTTTAAAGTGCAGATCAAATTGGTTAATAAATTGGAGTTTACATCACTGACGTGACAATATTCAAGAGGTTGTCCTTTCTGGTTGTATATAAGACGTATTTACAAAAAACTGCCACTCTTATGTAGTCAGAAGCAGATTTGGTCTGCCAATATTGGGAAGCTGaatggttgtttgtttttttttttttgattggtagGGGTCATGCGTTCTCCCCTCCTGACTTCAGCCCACTGTTAGCCTGAAGTCACTGACATACTGAAAGTGGGGAAAGAGCCGTGGTGGAGGAAGTGCATGGCCCTTGAGGTTGTTTGCCCTCCTCAGCCCCCCCACAGCTGCTCGGCCTAAAAGTAGCCTGTAACCTCTAATACATGACAATTCACCCCAAAACTTTCATAGGCTACTGGGGTGCTCAACTGCTCTAATGTCCTCGGCACAGGAGCGATGAAGCTGCTTCTAAATCCAGATCTCCTGCATGAGAATGCTTCACCTTAACCGGTGGGTTCCATGCTGGATCgggggatgtgaatagttttagAGAGCTTACAAgatgtttctttattttaatgTCCTAAATATTAGAAGACTGGTGCGGTGGATACGGAGCTCTTTGTATTATGGAATATTCTGGGCTGACTGTATGTGCACTTGTAGCTCCTAGCAGCCAGGTAATTTTGGTGTTATGTCAgggatgaggatgtgtgtgtatgaatgatatTTGTAACCTTCTTAGCAGTCTTGTTTTAATAGTATTGTCACTGAAGAATGGCCACAGCTGAATGAAAGTGTTCTGTGCCTGGGGAGTAGAACTAGAGCCTTCTACCGTTACGCAGGAGTTAGAGCTGCCTCTGGAGGGGACAGGAGTATTAATTCTGACTGCTGTAAGTGTTTACATGTATCCTGTTTTGAGGATGGCAAGTGCTGGTTGaagaaagtttatttttcttattcCAAGGGAACAATAACAAATGTACCAGTGCTGCCTATGCTTTGCTCTCTGATCTGTGAAACAGTCTGCAGGTGTAAAGAAGGTTTGTTACCACGGCTAAAACtgaaatgtttaatatttttattgccaAAACttgtataaacaaaaaaatatatataactatatatttGTAAgaaagatatattaaaaaatctGTGTAATAAAGTATAACAAAGCATTTTAGttgtggtttattttatttatttttttttatttaaagaattttactTAACCAGGACAATACCACCCTGGGATAATATGTCATTAGCAAAGGTCATTGCTAAGCACTATAGTcctattataaaacaaaaaaaaaaatgaggtaaCTCATCAGTTATCTAAGTGGCAAATTTGGCATATtcagctacttatccggctacaaTTTGGCTGGATTAGAAAGGGGTGTTCGGGGCaggttgagttatctggctaacctagccagatatttTAGTATTTGCCTGGAAATCTTTTGATGCTatttacagcaaaaaaaaaaaaaaagtaaagatatAAAAGGGCCTGTGCCCTGATTGACAACATCCCCAATTAAATATCCTCTGGCCCCGTcaggcccccaccccccccccccgccaatatTAAAATAGATGATCTTGCTGATCTCGCCCACCCCCCTGGATTAGTTAACAACCTGAACGTCTCTATTCAAACGTAGCCGGAGCCGGACgcttatccagctgaatatatgGATCAAGTTATCTAGCTTAactgtagctggataatttatcaaCTAAACCTGGGCCTCGAGAAGGTCTTATCGCTGAAGACCCAAATATGCACTTTATCCACGTAAATTGGCTGGCTGAAACTCGCCCCCCATTCAATGGGGGCGAGTTTCAGACAAAGCCAGCAAGTGATGGACCAGCACCGGCCGGGACTTCACCACATGGAGAGGAGGGGGGCTTGGGGCTGCCTTTCAGATTGCTGGAAGGAAAAGTACGTGCATGGATGGCATTTTTCAAATTCAAGTGCGGTTCCTCGGGCAAATTTACCCATGCAGGAGCGGTTGGGGGGAGATAGTTTTCAATGTCTGCGTATGAGCTTTCCCTTTTGAACATCGGAGCAAAGACCGcaggtaaactttttttttttttttgcacggatTTCTCATCCAGGAGGGGGCCATCTGAAAAATTTTCCCCTAAAATGTTCTCTTTTCCTACTTGAAATCTTAGGGTGATGGCGCACCGCTTGGGAAGCCTTGCGTGTTCCTTACACAAATCTGTATCAGCccccaaataaaatacaaatgccAGGAGGAAATCTGAAAGCAGGAAAGGAGATTTAGACGCAGTCTGACTCCAAGCCAACCGTTctcaattttaaatgtgctactaagGGGTGAGGGTGATGTAGGGAGCTTTGCTACAGAATTGCATTTCCAAGAAATGATTTTTAAATCCAACCCTCATATCTGCTTTGTTTGCAAGGGCACATGCAGCCATCCCCAATGAGTTACAGGAATGCATCCACCAGAGAAGAATAAAAAAAGGACCCTGATTCTTATCACATTAAATATCTAAATTTACTTGTCTGCCCTGGTTGG from the Rhinatrema bivittatum chromosome 14, aRhiBiv1.1, whole genome shotgun sequence genome contains:
- the SNX8 gene encoding sorting nexin-8, coding for MDLPKPRANESQDSEFQMQVSQGSPLLLPQTLQDLLGQDTVQVELIPEKKGLFLKHVEYEVSSQRFKASVYRRYNDFVVFHEILLKKFPYRMVPELPPKRMLGADREFIESRRRALKRFINLVARHPFFWDDVVLKVFLVFSGSDIQNKLQECIQGVGDEFMTCKLASQAKDFLPTDIQAQFAASRELIRNIYNSFYKLRDRAERLASRSVDNATDLLIFGKELSALGSDTTPLPSWAALNNGTWGVLKQALRGLSVEFALLADKAAQQGRQEENDVVEKLNLFLDLLQSYKDLCERHEKGVLHKHQRALHKYSLMKKQMMSATVQNREPESVEQLESRIVEQENAILTMELRNYFSLYCLHQETQLIHIYLPLTSHILGSFVNSQIQGHKEMSQVWNELKPKLSCLFMGTNSMPTPPLSPQQSNFN